The stretch of DNA GTTGCATGCGATAAAGTATTGGGTTATCATTTTGATACATTTGGGTATATTGAAATTGACCATGAGGTAGCAAAACGAAAGTTTTTCGAAAAAGAAAAAGATTTAATGCTTCTTGAAATTGGCGATTTTATCGAATTGTAGATGATAGTTGCATCCTATAAAAAATACATTTTAAATTTTAAACAGGCCAGTGGCACTTCGCGAGGTATTTTAAAAACCAAAGAAACATGGTTCCTTATTTTAAATTCTGAAAACAAACAAGGTATAGGAGAGTGTGGTATATTTAGAGGACTTTCAGCCGATGACAGACCTGATTATGAAGAAAAATTAAAATGGTTGTGTAAAAACATCCATAAGAGCTTTGATGATCTATTATCTGAATTAATTGAGTTTCCAAGCATTCAATTTGGTTTAGAGACAGCTTTAAAATCTTTAGAAAGTCAAAATAAATTTGAATTATTCCCATCAAAATTCACTCAGAGTAAGGATTCAATTCCAATAAATGGTTTAATCTGGATGGGAACGGAAGCATTTATGAAGCAACAGATAGCGGAAAAGTTAGATGCAGGTTTCTCTTGTATTAAAATGAAAATTGGAGCGATTGATTTTGAAACTGAAATACACCTTATAAAATCCATTAGAAAAGAATTTACTTCAGAAGATATTGAATTACGAGTAGATGCTAATGGTGCATTCTCGTCTTCTGAAGCTTTGGAAAAATTAAAAATATTATCAGATTTTGATTTACATTCTATCGAACAGCCCATAAAACAGGGACAAATAGAGATCATGTCACAATTATGTAAAGAGACACCTTTACCAATAGCCTTAGATGAAGAACTTATAGGCATATTTTCTGTAACAAATAAGCAGGAATTACTACAAACTATAAATCCGCAATATATTATTTTAAAACCTAGTTTGGTTGGAGGATTTAAAGGAAGTGATGAGTGGATTAATATAGCAGAGGAGCTGCGAATAGGGTGGTGGATTACGAGTGCTTTAGAAAGCAATATTGGGCTTAATGCGATAGCTCAATATACTTATAGCAAGCAAAATAATATGCCTCAAGGATTGGGAACAGGAGGATTGTTTACTAATAATTTTAATTCACCATTACAAGTTAAAAATGGTACATTGCAGTATAATAATAGTATTAATTGGAATATAAATTTATAATATATGTATATAACTCAAGCTTTTAAAGGGTTGCATGAATGGTGGCGGTATATAATAGGAGTCATAATAACAATTGTAGGTGTTTTTGTTTTTTCTGCTCCACACTTAATAGCCATAGGAATAGAAACCTTTAATGGTAATATAGATCAATCACAAATGAGTGATACCAACTATATTATGACATTGTTTGAGCCAAATTTAAATTTAGTATTTGTTTTGTTGCCTTTTGCAGGCGGCTTATTGTTTTTGCTGTTAGCTATTAAGTATTTGCATAAACAATCATTTAAACATTTAACGACCACTCGAAAAAAAATAGATTGGAAACGATTTTGGTTTATTTTCTTTCTTTGGGGCATAGTCTCGAGTAGTTTTGTTTTAGTAGATTATTATTTCACCCCAGAAGATTATGTATTTAATTTCAAATTAGTACCATTTTTAATACTTAGTGTTATTGCCATCATATTAGTTCCTTTACAAACAAGTTTTGAAGAGTATTTGTTCAGAGGCTATTTAATGCAGGGGATTGGGGTTATTGTGAAAAACAAATGGGTGCCATTAATTACAACATCTCTAGTTTTTGGTTTACTACACATAGCTAATCCTGAAGTTGAAAAGCTTGGGTATGTTATCATGATCTATTACATCGGCACAGGACTTATGCTAGGGATTATAACTCTTATGGATGAGGGTCTGGAATTAGCATTAGGATTTCACGCTGCTAATAATTTGTTTACAGCACTTCTCGTAACCGCAGATTGGACTGCTTTTCAAACACATTCTATTTTTAAAGATATGTCAGACCCGGAGACCATGGGGTTAATGGAGATATTTGTTCCAGTATTTGTTGTATTTCCTATCTTACTTTTTATTCTTTCTAAAAAATATAATTGGACCAATTGGAAAGAAAAGCTTTTCGGAAATGTTGTAGAACCGCCAAAAGAAGATTATAAAATTATAGAAAATATAGGAAGTGACGCCTAAATATAATAAAGTACATATACGATTTAAACTAAATGGGATTCATTATACTTATGAAGATCTCATGGAAGTGGCTTATAGTTTTGTAAAAGAAGGTGTGCCCTATGAGATTCTTATCGGTGAGTTTTTACTTGATTGGCTAGATCATAATGATTTTATAGTGATTAATACATCTGGATCGACAGGAAAACCAAAACCTATTTCAATTAGAAAACAAGCCATGGTTAATTCTGCTATAGCAACAGGTGATTTTTTCAATCTAGAGCCGGGAAATAAGGCGTTACATTGTTTACCTTCAAGTTTTATAGCTGGAAAAATGATGCTTGTTAGAGCGATGATTTTAGGATTAGAATTAGATTTGGCAGAACCTACCTTACAACTAAATTTTAATACAAAAAAGCAGTATGATTTTTGCGCTATGATTCCATTGCAACTTCAAAATGCATTGAATAATTGTGATGGTATTAAAACTATTATTGTTGGTGGTGCACCGGTATCAAATGTATTGAAAAATGCCATTCAAAGCCTTAATTCAAATGTTTACGAAACCTATGGCATGACCGAGACAGTGACCCATATCGCAGTTAAAAAACTAGATAATTTACCAGCATTATTGGGAGATAATGCTTTGCAACCTGTCGAGTCTTATTTTAAAATACTACCTAACGTATCAATTTCGCAAGATAAAAGAGGTTGTTTAATAATAGATGCCCCAAAGCTTTCAAAGGATAAAATTATAACAAATGACATGGTGAAATGTTTTTCCGAAAGAGAATTTGAATGGTTGGGGCGTTATGATAATGTTATAAATTCAGGGGGAGTCAAATTATTCCCCGAAAAGATAGAAACAAAACTTCAAGACAAAATAAAAGAACGTTTTTTTGTAGCCTCAAGCACTCATGAAACTTTAGGAGAACAACTTATTTTGATTGTAGAAAGTGATTCAAATACATTTAATGAATCCATTTTTTTAGACTTAGACAAATTTGAAAAACCAAAGAGGGTTTATACGGTTGAGCGATTTGTTGAGACACATTCAGGAAAAATTCAACGTAAAAAAACATTGGAGTTATTAGATTTAATAGCTTAATATCAATTGAATTATATACATCATTTTGAAGTTTAAATGGTATAAGTTGTAACTTTACCACCTTTTTCAATACAAATAGAAAATAGAAACTATGAATTTTATTAGGCGTGTTTTATCAACAGTAACAGGTATTATTGTATTTTTTGTTATCTGCTTTTTTGGTTTATTTATAATTGGACTTTTACTTGGGTCTTCATCTGAAGATCTTGTTCAGGTAAAATCCAATTCCGTTTTAGAATTAACACTAGATTTTCCAATAAAAGATTATGCTGATAAAACAGAGTTTGCAGAATATCCATTTTTTAATGAAGATGAAAAGAATGGCTTATTCAATATTATTGATGCTATAAATTATGCGGCAACAGACGATAAAATTAAAGGCATCTCAATAGACAATAATTTCATTATTGCAGGGATTTCACAAACAAAAGCTTTGAGAAATGCTTTATTAAAATTTAAAGAATCTGGAAAATTTATAGTTGCATACGCGGATATTTATACGCAGAAAGACTATTATTTAAGCTCTGTAGCCGATACTATTTATATGAACCCAGTTGGTATGATGGAGTTTAAAGGGCTGTATTCAGAACGTTTATATTTTAAAGATTTTCAAGAAAAAACTGGTTTTAAGATGGAAGTGGTACGATTCGGGAAATATAAGAGTGCCGTAGAGCCATTTTTAACAAATGAAATGAGTGATGAAAATAGAGATCAGATTTCTGTTTATTTAAACGGACTTTGGGATGAAATGAAGCAAGATATTTCGAAAAGTAGAAACATAACTTTAGATAGATTAAATATTATTGCGGATAGTTTATTGGGGAGAACAGCTGATTTGGCTAAGACTTCTCATCTTATAGATAGAATAGCATACCATGATGAATATATTAATGACATTAGGGATGCAGTCGGAATCGAATTTGATGAATATTTAAAGTCCGTTACTATAGCAGATTATTCACTTTATACAGCCAATAAGTTAAAATCCAATAAGAGTAAAAACAAAATTGCAGTTATTTATGCAGAAGGCGATATTATCTATGGGGAAGGCGATGAGGAGACTGTTGGACAGGGCATTATGAATGCCTCTTTAAAAGAAGCAAGAGAAGATGACAGAGTGAAAGCTATTGTTTTGCGTATCAATTCTCCTGGTGGAAGTGCCTTAGCCAGTGAATTAATTTGGAGAGAAATAGAATTAACTAAAAAGGTGAAACCGGTCATCGTTTCAATGGGAGATGTTGCTGCATCTGGTGGTTACTATATAGCGTGTAATGCTGATAAAATTATTGCAGAACCAACAACCATTACAGGAAGCATTGGTGTGTTTGGAGTGTTACCCAATGGAAAACAATTAGCAGAAAACATGGGGATTAATGCAGAACAAGTCATCACTAATAAAAATGCGGTTTCGTATAGCTTTTTTGAACCTTTAAATGATGAACAACGCGCTTTTATTAAAGAAGGGATTGTTGATATTTATGAATTGTTTACGAATAGAGTAGCAGTAGGTCGTAATATGACACAAGATGATGTCAAAGCCATTGCTCAGGGACGTGTTTGGACGGGAGTAGATGCTTTAAGCAATGGGCTGGTAGATGAATTAGGTGGATTAGATTTAGCACTGCAAAGAGCTTCTGAAGCGGCAGAAATTGAAGATTATAAAATAGAAGAATTTCCTGTTTATGAGGAAGAAGATTTGGCTAAAGTAATAATGAATCAATTATTGAGAGGTTCTAATACTAAAGAAACCATTTTAAAAGAAGAGTTAGGAGAGGAACATTATAGAATATATAAAGAAATAAAATCATTATCCAAAAAAAGGGGTATCCAATTATTATTTCCTTATAGTTTAGAAATTAAATAGTTTAGAAGCATAATTGTCTAGTTTAGCTATCCAAGCTAGCTTTAACTTTTCTTTTTCAATGATTTTATATCTAAATTATTAATGTCCGCCAAAAATTTAAATTAACTTAAAAAGAAAATCGTCTAAAACATTACTTTTTAGACCTCATTGAATTAGAAAGACAGGAATTTAGATTCCTGTCTTTTTGTTTTTAAAAGTAT from Flavivirga spongiicola encodes:
- a CDS encoding CPBP family intramembrane glutamic endopeptidase, with product MYITQAFKGLHEWWRYIIGVIITIVGVFVFSAPHLIAIGIETFNGNIDQSQMSDTNYIMTLFEPNLNLVFVLLPFAGGLLFLLLAIKYLHKQSFKHLTTTRKKIDWKRFWFIFFLWGIVSSSFVLVDYYFTPEDYVFNFKLVPFLILSVIAIILVPLQTSFEEYLFRGYLMQGIGVIVKNKWVPLITTSLVFGLLHIANPEVEKLGYVIMIYYIGTGLMLGIITLMDEGLELALGFHAANNLFTALLVTADWTAFQTHSIFKDMSDPETMGLMEIFVPVFVVFPILLFILSKKYNWTNWKEKLFGNVVEPPKEDYKIIENIGSDA
- a CDS encoding AMP-binding protein, whose protein sequence is MTPKYNKVHIRFKLNGIHYTYEDLMEVAYSFVKEGVPYEILIGEFLLDWLDHNDFIVINTSGSTGKPKPISIRKQAMVNSAIATGDFFNLEPGNKALHCLPSSFIAGKMMLVRAMILGLELDLAEPTLQLNFNTKKQYDFCAMIPLQLQNALNNCDGIKTIIVGGAPVSNVLKNAIQSLNSNVYETYGMTETVTHIAVKKLDNLPALLGDNALQPVESYFKILPNVSISQDKRGCLIIDAPKLSKDKIITNDMVKCFSEREFEWLGRYDNVINSGGVKLFPEKIETKLQDKIKERFFVASSTHETLGEQLILIVESDSNTFNESIFLDLDKFEKPKRVYTVERFVETHSGKIQRKKTLELLDLIA
- a CDS encoding o-succinylbenzoate synthase: MIVASYKKYILNFKQASGTSRGILKTKETWFLILNSENKQGIGECGIFRGLSADDRPDYEEKLKWLCKNIHKSFDDLLSELIEFPSIQFGLETALKSLESQNKFELFPSKFTQSKDSIPINGLIWMGTEAFMKQQIAEKLDAGFSCIKMKIGAIDFETEIHLIKSIRKEFTSEDIELRVDANGAFSSSEALEKLKILSDFDLHSIEQPIKQGQIEIMSQLCKETPLPIALDEELIGIFSVTNKQELLQTINPQYIILKPSLVGGFKGSDEWINIAEELRIGWWITSALESNIGLNAIAQYTYSKQNNMPQGLGTGGLFTNNFNSPLQVKNGTLQYNNSINWNINL
- the sppA gene encoding signal peptide peptidase SppA — encoded protein: MNFIRRVLSTVTGIIVFFVICFFGLFIIGLLLGSSSEDLVQVKSNSVLELTLDFPIKDYADKTEFAEYPFFNEDEKNGLFNIIDAINYAATDDKIKGISIDNNFIIAGISQTKALRNALLKFKESGKFIVAYADIYTQKDYYLSSVADTIYMNPVGMMEFKGLYSERLYFKDFQEKTGFKMEVVRFGKYKSAVEPFLTNEMSDENRDQISVYLNGLWDEMKQDISKSRNITLDRLNIIADSLLGRTADLAKTSHLIDRIAYHDEYINDIRDAVGIEFDEYLKSVTIADYSLYTANKLKSNKSKNKIAVIYAEGDIIYGEGDEETVGQGIMNASLKEAREDDRVKAIVLRINSPGGSALASELIWREIELTKKVKPVIVSMGDVAASGGYYIACNADKIIAEPTTITGSIGVFGVLPNGKQLAENMGINAEQVITNKNAVSYSFFEPLNDEQRAFIKEGIVDIYELFTNRVAVGRNMTQDDVKAIAQGRVWTGVDALSNGLVDELGGLDLALQRASEAAEIEDYKIEEFPVYEEEDLAKVIMNQLLRGSNTKETILKEELGEEHYRIYKEIKSLSKKRGIQLLFPYSLEIK